A window of the Arcobacter sp. F155 genome harbors these coding sequences:
- a CDS encoding aminotransferase class I/II-fold pyridoxal phosphate-dependent enzyme — protein MRSIEILMESTELHDRLWENGRYLKQGLKELGFNIGESETPITPCIIGDEVLTQEFSKRLNEEGVYAKSIVFPTVAKGKGRVRNMPTAAH, from the coding sequence ATGAGATCAATTGAAATCTTAATGGAAAGCACAGAGTTACATGATCGTTTATGGGAAAATGGCCGCTACTTAAAACAAGGATTAAAAGAACTTGGCTTTAACATTGGGGAAAGTGAAACGCCAATTACACCTTGTATTATTGGGGACGAAGTGTTAACACAAGAATTTAGTAAGCGTCTAAATGAAGAAGGTGTATACGCAAAATCTATTGTGTTCCCAACTGTAGCAAAAGGAAAAGGTCGTGTTCGTAATATGCCTACAGCAGCTCAT